A window of Bufo gargarizans isolate SCDJY-AF-19 chromosome 9, ASM1485885v1, whole genome shotgun sequence contains these coding sequences:
- the LOC122946528 gene encoding olfactomedin-4-like: MFTFFILLLGISQNHAVSLIQNFEGSVDELGVCHCSVVLPDSTFPADRLETLEIYNRNLSISVQQQITKIHHYESTLIIYMERLVNLTKRVEVMELGGFSYTELEFELVKLEIREMEALILQLKSSMNGTNVLVEALYVEIRNISIIVNQLEIYDKNNVLVIRREIAALQKRLEECEKNQTRPHPNPSLPPGNYGTCEHGSITNISKPFVVQLNYGGPGYLYGGWGADSMAGSNQDIQWVAPLSTDARLMNGLHIYNKYNDLLIYQHAIARGISTSQSGQGSGLIMFNSKMYYNCYNNQNICRYNPHAAILELSVTLPNAAYNNRFSYSSSAYQDIDMAGDEEGLWAIYSTEANAGNIVISKIDPISLAVKQTWTTAQYKPAVTNAFMVCGVLYVTRAISTRREEIFYMYDTKTQKEGWLSIPLEKPKEKVQSLSYNPNNHKLYMYNDGYLVNYDLFFAPPQKDKARI; encoded by the exons ATGTTTACCTTCTTCATCTTGCTCCTTGGCATCAGCCAGAATCATGCCGTCAGCTTG ATTCAAAATTTCGAGGGCTCTGTGGATGAGCTGGGGGTCTGCCATTGTTCTGTTGTTCTCCCAGATTCTACATTCCCAGCAGATCGTTTGGAGACCTTGGAAATATACAACCGAAACCTGAGTATCAGTGTCCAGCAACAAATCACAAAG ATCCACCACTATGAGAGTACACTGATTATTTACATGGAGCGACTGGTTAACCTGACCAAACGCGTGGAGGTGATGGAGTTGGGAGGTTTCTCATACACTGAGCTGGAGTTTGAGCTGGTGAAGTTGGAGATCAGAGAAATGGAGGCTTTGATACTGCAGCTGAAATCTTCCATGAATGGCACCAATGTTCTGGTAGAAGCTCTGTATGTGGAG ATACGtaacatttctatcatagtgaaCCAGCTGGAAATCTATGACAAGAATAATGTTCTAGTGATCAGAAGGGAAATTGCAGCCTTGCAAAAACGGTTGGAGGAATGTGAAAAGAACCAAACAAGACCTCATCCAAACCCTTCACTTCCTCCAGGCAATTATG GTACCTGTGAACATGGATCGATTACAAACATCAGTAAACCATTTGTAGTACAACTGAATTATGGAGGACCCGGCTACCTATATGGTGGATGGGGAGCAGATTCAATGGCAGGATCTAATCAGGATATTCAGTGGGTGGCTCCTCTTAGTACAGATGCAAGGTTAATGAATGGTTTACACATCTACAATAAATATAATGATCTCCTGATTTATCAACATGCCATTGCCAGAGGCATCAGTACATCACAATCTGGACAAGGTAGCGGATTGATTATGTTTAATAGCAAAATGTACTATAACTGCTACAACAATCAAAACATATGCAGATACAATCCACATGCCGCTATATTGGAACTCTCAGTAACTCTCCCTAATGCTGCTTACAACAATCGGTTCTCCTACTCGTCCTCAGCGTACCAAGACATTGACATGGCCGGTGATGAAGAAGGCTTATGGGCAATTTATTCTACTGAAGCAAATGCTGGAAATATTGTTATCAGTAAAATAGATCCCATATCTCTTGCAGTAAAACAGACCTGGACCACTGCCCAGTACAAGCCAGCAGTCACCAACGCATTCATGGTGTGTGGTGTCTTGTACGTTACTAGAGCCATCAGCACAAGAAGAGAAGAGATATTTTACATGTATGATACAAAAACTCAGAAGGAAGGGTGGCTGAGCATTCCTCTGGAAAAACCAAAGGAGAAAGTGCAGAGTCTGTCCTACAATCCCAACAATCATAAGCTCTACATGTACAATGATGGCTACTTGGTCAACTACGACCTCTTTTTTGCACCTCCTCAAAAAGATAAGGCTCGAATATAA